The following is a genomic window from Rhododendron vialii isolate Sample 1 chromosome 9a, ASM3025357v1.
TTGTGCAGATATGGTAAAAAATAAAGGGTTCTTGCCATCAGGACCTTCGGAAATACCAAATCAGCGGCGTCAAATTAAAGACATCATATTTTCCTTACTTCCTGCATGCACAGAACCCGATCCAGTGACTAATGTTCCATTTAAAGTagatgcaataatttccaaTCCCCCAGCATATGGTAATGTCTGATTATTTATTTCGGTATCACCGTGTTTCTTTAACTTCATACAGTGATGCCTAATTGAATCCTTTCAGAAAACTAGTGGGGGTCTAATGTAACATGTAGTAATAATAATACAGGACAATTGAGAGCGATGAATGATAGATTGAGGAATTTGAACAACTACTCAGTCTGACATTCAAATAAGTAGCAGGGGTGTGATGTAACAAGTAATAATACAGGGCAATGGAGAATGATGAATGGTATTACAATAAATTGAGTAATTGTACAAATACCAGAAGAGATATATTTGAGGTATTAGTTTGAATTTGGAAACCGCATGCTTGATTGTTTAAGTCACATATATTGTCTAAAAAAATCTAATATTGGAAGGGACTAGGGAGAAATGGTTTAGTCATTCTTATCGTGTCTCCCACAAAGCACTGTGATCTACTGGCCGACAAAGAATCTCGAACTCATGAGGCTACCAAGTTTGAAGGGTGAAAATGTACTCCTCTCAGTAGCGTCTTCCTTTTCTGATCTGCATTAAAGTGATGAAATTTCCAACCTATGTTAGTCCAAGAACTAACAAGTAACAACTTCTGATTCCAGCATAGGGTATTCCTCTCGTCTCTTATTTCAGTGAGTTAGTTTAAAGTGTAGTGGTATTTCCTCGCATAAACTGGGCCCGACCTTAATAAATGCAGTAATAAAAGGGTTGGACCCAGTTTGATGTAAAACAATGCAAGTTCTTTCTAACTGACTAATGCTTCTAGGACCCCACAATTTTGTTGATGATGTCCTCGACATAGACATGGTTTGGAGGCTTTGAGGGGGGTAAAAGTAGAACAAGTAGTTGGAGAGAATTTTTGTTGGATGAATTTAACTCCAAACCATGCTTGAGATAGAAGTCATGCTGGAAATTACACGGTTAAAATTCAGGAAAGCCTAAGCAAAATTTCACTTTCCCTTCAGGTTTGACATTATTGGGTTAATCTGCTTTAGACAGTTTTGACATGTCCTCAGACTTTATGGGCTCCACTATGTTCAGAATTTCGTAATGCTTCTATGTTCCTTTTAAGTGATTGATATCACATCGGTTCTGATGTTATGTTggtttttagttttcttttcttctgtttttgcACTGAATGACCAGTTCAATTTGATAACGTGTTTTAGTAGAAATATTTTAATAGACTCCTCATTTAGAAAAATACTTCTTCAGGACATACACATGTTGCTGAGGCACTAAAAGTACCAATCCATATATTTTTCACGATGCCTTGGACGTaagttttgtaaatttttttcctttgttatcATATTTTTGTTTGGGTAGGGAAGGGGGAAATGGCTTAATgcttaaaacattttttttaaaaattcctgTTAAGTTTCCGAGTTATTCCAGCATCATATAGTAGTCACTATGTAACTTTAGGGTACCTTTTGTGCATTACTGCCAAGTAGGCATGTTCATTTTTAGTTGGTTGCTACTTATTCCCTATCTTTTACCTCttcttggttctttttttttttttgcaggccTACAAGCGAGTTTCCGCATCCTCTTTCACGTGTTAAGCAAGTAGTTGGATATAGAGTAAGGCGGTTCGTGTACCCATACATGAGTATAACTCACTAATTTCAGAGGACCTTTTCTATTGCTTTTTTTGACCTTTCTAAATCAAGATGGATGATTTTTGCAGCTATCGTACTACGTTGTTGACTCATTAATTTGGCTTGGAATACGAGACTTGATAAATGAATTTAGGAAGAAAAAACTGAAGCTAAGGCCTGTGACCTATTTAAGTGGTTCTTATAATTCTCCTTCGGATGTGCCTTATGGATACATATGGAGTCCTCATCTTGTTCCTAAACCAAAAGGTCACTTCCCTGTTAACCATTTGCATTGCTACTTTTGGAATAGAGAACGTAGTGTGCACGTATGGTGGATTTATGTTTTAGCTTATCCTGGAAAATTTAAGGAGTTATTTCATTACATTTGATTCTAGAGATACTTAAGTATGCTAATggtattattttaatttctactccatatgaatttttgttttctttctcttattggtattgtattttgtttctctttcatgGCTCCTTTTCCTACACGGAACCTCGTGTTGATGTCCCAAGCAAGTACACTCTCCCCCACCCTCATCCCTCACAGCCgctttggattgtgagaaaggATGTGATAAGAAAGGGGAGCCCTTTCTCACCAAATGCGAGAAAGGTGAAGGagccaattaaaaaatatcatttttgcACGTTTCCCTCCATTTCTTACCAAATTACTCAttccaaatgagtgatttggcaaGAAACTCTAATCCtttctgttcttttctttaaaAGACCCTCCAATCCGAAGGGGGAGTCAGAGTATTCTGGCTAACACTTCTGGGGCTGTGATTACATAATTCCACCAGGCACCAGCTAAGTTGAATACTATTAACAGGTCCAAGGttgattttgttatttctttAAATAAATTGTCCTTGGTCAGGGAATAGTAGTCTTATGACTCTTTGTGTTTCCAGTATtcccttgttttgtttgaaaggtctatcctttctgttttctttgtGCCATGGGAATTAGATAGCTGGTCCTATCATTTCCTTTGCATTTCTCTTGATGTTCTGTCAGCAtgtaaaatttattaatcattcATCACGTCTTTTGGGCAAAGAAGCTTCTGCAGCAGTAAGAAGGACACCTTAATATACTGGTTCTGTGTTCTCAGATTGGGGACCTAAGATTGACGTGGTCGGTTTTTGTTTCCTGGACCTTGCCTCAAATTATGCACCTCCAGATTCACTTGTGAAATGGCTTGAAAGGGGTAGAGCGCCTATCTACATTGGATTCGGTAGCCTTGTGAGTTTCATCCCGAGTATTTTCTTGTTGTAAGTAATATGGGCTTGTTTTACAATTTACAAAGATAGTTATCCAGAATAGAAGTGGCATATAGATATAGATTAGTTGTATCTGTTAGAGTGAATGAGCTTTAAATGCTTATCCTAACGTAATTGGAGAGGGAAGACTGAAGCGAAAGAGGAGAAAGAGTACACTATTCTTGGGTTGAAAGATCGAACTGCTTGCATGTTCTTCCATTATGATAGTTTACGAGCATATATGTTTAGTTTAATATCACCATGGAACCTTCGATGCTATTTTACCGAAGTAAAGAATTGTACAACACTGTTTTATGATGCTAAATATTTTCAGTTGACTTCATTTTACCTTAAGATTAAAGAAAGGGCCGCATTAACTATCACCTTTCGATTCTGTTAcatttttctataaattttGACGTATGTATGTCTCCCTAAACATCTTCAattgatgatttcatttttttgctcACACATGGATAGACTTAAGCTCTTGTTTTTTCATCTCAATTCTCACCATTCCCTTTGCACATATTAACTCCACTTCCATGTCTCAGAACATTTCTATTTCAGAGCAACTGGAAATGCAAATAAAATCGTTCCTTTATGCTTTTTTGACCCAGTTTTCCCTTactcagatttttttttgttttcgtggGCTTTACAATGATAAAAGAGAGCATCATGCGTAGTTCTTCTGACTTATCAACATTATAGTACCTTTCTATTTTCCTTAATtatgttgttttttctttttgtttggggGGGAATTTGTTTCAGCCTGTTCAAGAACCAGAGAAAATGACCCAGATAATTGTTGAAGCTCTAGAATTGACAGGTCAAAGAGGCGTCATTAACAAAGGTTGGGGTGGCCTGGGGAACTGTAAGTCTGGGACCCTTCCTTTGATACTATGTAGCTTCAAGCCACCAATTTCCATAAATTTTGCAGCTATTCAGCTGCCCACGTTGCAGGATTGGAAAATATGTAGCTAATTTTCTTTATCAGTGGCAGAATCGAAGGACTTTGTGTACCTATTGGACAATTGCCCTCATGACTGGTTATTCTTACGATGTGCTGCTGTGGTAAGATGTTCTTAGTTTGCTCATTGTATTTCGTTATCTTGAAATGATGTGGCATAATCTTCTTGAATCTTGATAATGTATGGTTGTCTAGATTACATGAATATGACAGAGGAAACCAACGTTTATAGTCGGATAGTGGTACATTTTTATCCGGTTACGGGTTATTGCTTGATGCAATTGTAAAAGCTTACTGTCATGTTTGCAAAGATAGTTGTGACAGCAACTGTTTAGTCTGAGTAATCAGGAGGTTTCCTCCAATTCTAACACCCAGAATGACATGTACATAACCAGTTAGTTGTCGTTGATCTTAATCAGAATTATTTCCGCGATCCTGTTAACCCATGGAAATTGAAGAGTATCTTTCAATCTAAGGGTCAGCCACTCCTTGTGAACATAGGTCTACGTCTACCATGCGTCACTTCTTTTGGGTAGCGATCTTTGGCAAAACTATCTAGGGCTCTCCTTTCTTGGATTGCCTGATAATTTTGGTGCTGTTGTCAAGTTTTCCATGTTTGCATGCAATGAAAGTTCCAGCCCTGGCTTTTCAACAGAAGCAACAGATTACTTGCGGTTTCTTTACTTAAACTTGGTTTATGACAAGTGGTTATGTTAGCattgttacacggtcttggatAGAACTCCACCTCAAAAgttagctattgaagtgagggtgcccttaCGCTTGtattcttcatattactttggtacccaagcaatgtgggacttcacttcacaccctccctcacgctCAACGTGCTCACTTGCCGCGTGCAGGCCAGGGACACAGGGACAAGCACCCTACCCATCCTTGGCATACCCGGCTCTATaccatgttacacggtcttCGATAGAACTCAACTTCAGAAggtagctattgaagtgagggtgtcCTCGCGCTGATATTATTCATAGTACTTTGAtacccaagcgatgtgggacttcactTCACAAGCATATATTGAATTCACATGTTCACATTCGTTTCAATGTTGGCTCTGATTTACTTTTGACTGGGTTTGGTTTGTCCTTGGGAACCTGTTTCTGTGACACATAGTGACTGATTTTGGATGATGAATATAAAAAATCTTACTGAAACTGGAGCCGCAAAATACCGTTACCATTACGGCTAAAGAGTAGTTATGTCAATACTTGATGGAAAGGGTGATGGTAAAGCAAATTTCATCGATTCGTTCCATGGTTTAATTACactggagaaatttttttggctttgcTCCTACTATCAAATGTTACCCGGCgctcttgaatttttttccacagGTGCATCACGGGGGTGCAGGAACAACTGCTGCAGGTCTTAAAGCTGCTGTAAGTAACAGACTTCCTGGGAAAGTTActgtttttcaacttttcaactATTTCCCTTGCTTATCCTGTGTGCATCCTGTCATTTGGATTCAGTGCCCAACAACTGTTGTTCCTTTCTTTGGAGACCAACCATTTTGGGGAGAGAGGGTTCATGCCAGGGGATTAGGTCCTGCACCTATCCCTGTCGAGGAGTTCTCACGTGAGAAGTTAATTAAAGCAATACATTTCATGCAGGATCCTATGGTAATTGTTTATTACTCTGACCTATTTGTCCAGATTATTGTTAGCTCTGTACGGGTGAGGGTAAGCATCCAAGTGTAGGATTTATCTAATTCTCATCCCAAATATTCCCATCCCTTAGTATATTTCTCGTATTTTGGCGGCTTAAATGGTGTTTGCAAGGAGCTATAGAGCATTTCATGCCTAAACGTTCCAACCATAGTTATTAGGTAAATTGAACCCCACAATACGCTTCCTAGGTGGGTGTCCAACTAGAATGCCGGACACGTATCGCTCACCCATCCTAGTGTTGAGTGTCTGACACTTAGTACTTTTACACTTGGTGCAGGGTGTTTGTAAGTTATGCGGCCACGCAGGGCTGTAATTAATACGGCATAGTCTTCATAGAGGTCCTCAGGAGAAAATGAATTGGATTTTGCATTCAGCATCTATCTTTAGGAGATTGATAAGTAATTCCAGATTTGTTACACTTTCGTAATGCTCATATTCTGAATTTGAATATCATAATGGTGGCTTATTCTTGTATTCTTATCTTGCATGTGCAGGTGAAAGAACGTGCAGTGGAAATGGCCAAGGCCATGGAACATGAGGACGGGGTGACAGGTGCAGTAAAAGCCTTCTATAAACAATTTCCCGGCAACAGGCTTACTGAGGCTTATCGTGATTCCAACCAATTACCCCCTCC
Proteins encoded in this region:
- the LOC131301096 gene encoding sterol 3-beta-glucosyltransferase UGT80A2-like gives rise to the protein MAESPENHHRDNIDRGRGRSSSSSSSSEVSVDVELEIKEAEDDDADRSGAAAAIADSLTCSQTGTGLIDRNVPSQNVVPFESSTAAKSESASSQLTRTRGRGRKKTFDVLAAKIVDEKVPIKRKVKWLNRLATIKDDGTVQFEVPGDIKPESLDFGSGVIYNGATGKESVDATDIQDLPPLQIVMLIVGTRGDVQPFVAIGKHLQEYGHRVRLATHSNFEEFVLAAGLEFFALGGDPKVLAGYMVKNKGFLPSGPSEIPNQRRQIKDIIFSLLPACTEPDPVTNVPFKVDAIISNPPAYGHTHVAEALKVPIHIFFTMPWTPTSEFPHPLSRVKQVVGYRLSYYVVDSLIWLGIRDLINEFRKKKLKLRPVTYLSGSYNSPSDVPYGYIWSPHLVPKPKDWGPKIDVVGFCFLDLASNYAPPDSLVKWLERGRAPIYIGFGSLPVQEPEKMTQIIVEALELTGQRGVINKGWGGLGNLAESKDFVYLLDNCPHDWLFLRCAAVVHHGGAGTTAAGLKAACPTTVVPFFGDQPFWGERVHARGLGPAPIPVEEFSREKLIKAIHFMQDPMVKERAVEMAKAMEHEDGVTGAVKAFYKQFPGNRLTEAYRDSNQLPPPKSGAFSIRRCFGCS